A stretch of Leptospira bouyouniensis DNA encodes these proteins:
- the greA gene encoding transcription elongation factor GreA: MPETITEDKSNKIADNDKLTPLFNEEIYVRADAGTVPVSKFKIFDDVIDAYKAENRLAEAKQKIEDHFKEHPESISAKYMLMIISFMEDSMGDANLVKNILDSFKAHAKWTIIEYITDSILRFGDHRLALRVKAEALDKLKKNKELKVVLEKLAKQDRKNPEIAKKYGFSIMEEDKPKAMSYLKLAVEMYAKNKEYVPMEEIWPTIVQNNYEDVSFFDKIERILLGQREKTRLVGLLYPIVEPFKAMEDWDHVIYFLKKILEHEPASQKARNELIRSYKQKYVAHSLLEDFLKMSELGNNRKPVKLCITNFERNIVFDTGNYVMHRNWGVGKITSISQTGDSIFVDFEEKKDHKLSIQMAITSLKPLKKDHIWVQHFEDRKAITTMFQENLAEFLKQLLKSYDNKMLISDMKNELIGTFLKADEWSKWWAKVKSVLKKEANIGMNPKKKDEVVYHEKPITHSETLTQKFQATNDANKKLEIAMEAVRDSDEAAEAGEFFISHYVEEESARDIIRKISAYLYLDEAGKAWPTEEFSHKIREPELKTLIQTLTKEDALKISKALENTDIKKGFKDLIRLHHPEAINILIGLLFEVPVKVNRSVFQNLVADEKYAELNLFVETVCNKSKENPEVFLWVAKSILSHTWKFDWLKVSEEDLVLRVFRILKPLAKIEDKGTKLKNQAMDILFGKDNSLLRDILTNADDEYVRKLFALFKEVPYVTDLEKDQLYALINELKPNIVWDEYDSEEDADDDPLANLPHDVVLVTRRAFNAKKLEFEHLVNVEMAENSRDIGEAQEKGDLRENAEYKAAMEKQAQLQAAIKRLEAELKSARILDLSDVKTEKVGIGTTVRLKNKQSGEVVTYSILGAWDADTEKNIISYQSPLAKSLLGKHTGNEATLVFGSTETVYEVLDIARYSMTGQEA; the protein is encoded by the coding sequence ATGCCTGAGACTATTACCGAAGACAAATCAAACAAAATTGCCGACAACGACAAACTAACACCTCTATTTAATGAGGAAATTTATGTTCGTGCTGATGCAGGAACGGTGCCCGTTTCTAAATTCAAAATCTTTGACGATGTCATTGATGCATACAAGGCAGAAAATCGTTTAGCTGAAGCTAAACAAAAAATCGAAGACCATTTCAAAGAACACCCTGAATCAATCTCCGCCAAATACATGTTAATGATCATCTCTTTTATGGAAGATTCCATGGGTGATGCAAATTTGGTGAAGAACATTTTAGATTCTTTTAAAGCACATGCAAAATGGACCATCATCGAATACATCACTGATTCTATTTTGCGTTTTGGTGATCATAGACTTGCGCTCAGAGTCAAAGCCGAAGCGTTAGATAAGCTCAAGAAAAACAAAGAACTTAAAGTAGTACTTGAAAAATTAGCTAAACAAGACCGCAAAAACCCAGAGATTGCAAAGAAGTATGGATTCTCCATTATGGAAGAAGACAAACCCAAAGCGATGTCTTATCTCAAACTTGCTGTTGAGATGTATGCTAAAAACAAAGAATACGTTCCGATGGAAGAGATTTGGCCAACCATCGTACAAAACAATTATGAAGATGTATCTTTCTTTGATAAAATTGAAAGAATCCTCCTTGGTCAAAGGGAAAAAACTCGGTTAGTGGGTCTTCTTTATCCAATTGTTGAACCATTCAAAGCAATGGAAGATTGGGACCATGTCATCTATTTTCTAAAAAAGATTTTAGAACACGAACCTGCATCTCAAAAAGCAAGAAACGAACTCATTCGTTCTTATAAACAAAAATACGTTGCCCATTCCCTTCTTGAAGATTTCCTCAAGATGAGTGAACTCGGTAACAATCGTAAGCCGGTCAAACTTTGTATCACAAACTTTGAAAGAAACATTGTGTTTGATACTGGTAACTATGTGATGCATAGAAATTGGGGTGTTGGTAAAATTACCTCAATCTCTCAAACGGGAGATTCTATCTTTGTAGACTTTGAAGAAAAGAAAGACCACAAACTTTCGATCCAAATGGCAATTACTTCCTTAAAACCGCTTAAAAAAGATCATATTTGGGTGCAACACTTCGAAGATAGAAAAGCAATCACTACCATGTTCCAAGAGAACTTGGCAGAGTTTTTAAAACAACTCCTCAAGTCTTACGATAACAAAATGTTAATCTCTGATATGAAGAATGAACTCATAGGTACATTCTTAAAAGCAGATGAGTGGTCTAAGTGGTGGGCAAAGGTAAAATCGGTTCTGAAAAAAGAAGCGAACATTGGAATGAATCCGAAGAAAAAGGATGAAGTGGTTTACCACGAAAAACCAATCACTCACTCAGAAACCCTCACTCAAAAATTCCAAGCAACCAATGATGCGAATAAAAAATTGGAAATCGCAATGGAAGCAGTGCGAGATTCTGATGAAGCAGCAGAGGCGGGTGAATTTTTTATCTCACATTATGTGGAAGAAGAATCAGCTCGTGATATCATTCGTAAAATTTCTGCTTACTTATACTTGGATGAAGCAGGGAAAGCTTGGCCGACCGAAGAATTTTCACATAAAATTCGTGAACCGGAACTCAAAACTCTGATCCAAACCTTAACCAAAGAAGATGCCCTAAAAATTTCTAAGGCATTGGAAAACACGGATATCAAAAAAGGGTTTAAAGATCTCATTCGTTTGCACCATCCGGAAGCCATTAATATCCTCATCGGACTTCTTTTCGAAGTGCCAGTGAAGGTAAACCGTTCTGTATTCCAAAACTTGGTAGCGGACGAAAAGTATGCGGAACTCAATTTGTTTGTAGAAACCGTTTGTAATAAATCCAAAGAAAACCCTGAAGTTTTCCTTTGGGTCGCAAAATCAATTCTTTCTCATACTTGGAAATTTGATTGGTTAAAAGTGAGTGAAGAAGACCTGGTTCTCCGAGTGTTCCGTATCTTGAAACCACTTGCGAAAATTGAAGACAAAGGAACCAAACTCAAAAACCAAGCGATGGACATTTTATTCGGAAAAGACAATAGCCTTCTCCGTGATATTTTAACCAACGCTGATGATGAGTATGTTCGTAAATTATTCGCACTTTTTAAAGAAGTTCCGTATGTGACTGATTTAGAAAAAGACCAATTGTATGCACTCATCAACGAACTTAAACCAAACATCGTTTGGGATGAGTATGACTCAGAAGAAGATGCAGATGATGATCCATTAGCCAATTTACCTCACGATGTGGTGCTTGTCACAAGACGAGCTTTCAACGCGAAAAAACTCGAGTTTGAACACCTTGTGAATGTGGAAATGGCTGAAAACTCTCGTGATATCGGAGAGGCCCAAGAAAAAGGGGACTTACGAGAAAACGCAGAATACAAAGCAGCGATGGAAAAACAAGCACAGTTGCAAGCGGCCATCAAACGATTGGAAGCAGAACTCAAAAGTGCTCGTATCTTAGATTTAAGTGATGTAAAAACAGAAAAAGTAGGGATCGGAACCACAGTTCGTTTGAAAAATAAACAATCTGGTGAAGTGGTCACTTACTCGATCTTAGGTGCTTGGGACGCTGATACAGAAAAAAATATCATCTCTTACCAATCACCACTTGCGAAATCTTTACTTGGTAAACACACAGGAAACGAAGCGACTCTCGTCTTCGGATCTACTGAAACTGTTTATGAAGTGTTGGATATCGCTCGTTACTCGATGACGGGACAGGAAGCTTGA
- a CDS encoding M23 family metallopeptidase produces the protein MRLAKICIPFLSLLLFPTIRNADSKIPEIPHSEVGFPLPYYSPVSGTFAEIRNHNLHLGSDFKSYGLNGHNILATFDGYVEEISYSKTGYGLSLNLYNPKYKIKSKYAHLHSFGGTLVELELLRRALLLMGDPTGFQLKLPAGMFVTKKGNAIGKTGETGSGPPHLHLEFRSEKGIINPLYFSEIHQKDVTPPTILNMFLEGDDLDKPLMFSAKEIAKGKFELYSESGEKFTSIQLTGKIRIRLSGYDKIRSRNKNNVYGMDLFLNGKSIFTRNFDYLSFEDKSQKHQFYDINRSSLSPPVYFYHMYEQPKQFKEEGYSIDLNPFPKKETIQIQASLRDATGNQSSVQFEIIHETSKKDLSTKQNSKKTGNKYKSNDGAVSIDLTKAEVSGDGSLLISEVSEKEIPFKIPKGLPLKGKIYLLDTKRMSWKGEGLGDLNLGTTASLKDSLYFFDSSIGKFQGIQPKRKPNGFSFKLTKVGYLMVLSDETPPTVFPMTSIARFIELPEVRNHCLEEKYYVLSDVGSGFKTNVELLVDGQTFPYEYDPDRSAIRVQLPKSLQKERPYLLLEVKASDFAGNISDPFVDLISTNGWKEDLLQASCPVIE, from the coding sequence ATGCGGTTGGCAAAGATTTGTATTCCCTTCCTATCCCTTCTCCTTTTTCCAACAATCCGTAATGCGGATTCCAAAATTCCTGAAATCCCACACTCTGAAGTTGGATTTCCATTGCCTTATTATTCACCTGTTTCGGGAACATTTGCTGAAATCAGAAATCACAATTTACATTTAGGTTCAGATTTTAAATCTTACGGGTTAAATGGTCACAATATCCTTGCCACTTTTGATGGTTATGTGGAGGAAATCAGTTATTCCAAAACAGGTTATGGTTTATCTTTAAACTTATACAACCCAAAATATAAAATCAAATCCAAATATGCCCACTTACATTCCTTTGGTGGAACACTTGTTGAATTGGAACTATTAAGAAGGGCTCTTCTACTAATGGGTGATCCAACAGGTTTTCAATTGAAACTGCCAGCTGGAATGTTTGTCACAAAAAAAGGGAATGCCATTGGAAAAACAGGCGAAACTGGATCAGGTCCACCTCATTTACATTTAGAGTTTCGTTCGGAAAAAGGAATCATCAATCCACTTTATTTCTCTGAAATCCACCAAAAGGATGTCACTCCTCCAACCATACTCAATATGTTTTTAGAAGGAGACGATTTAGACAAACCATTGATGTTTTCTGCAAAAGAAATCGCTAAGGGTAAATTTGAACTTTATAGTGAAAGTGGTGAAAAGTTCACTTCGATCCAACTCACTGGTAAAATACGAATTCGATTGAGTGGGTATGATAAAATACGTTCTCGAAACAAAAACAATGTTTATGGAATGGATTTGTTTTTAAATGGAAAATCGATCTTCACAAGAAATTTTGATTATTTATCGTTTGAAGACAAATCACAAAAACATCAATTTTACGATATCAATCGCTCTTCTCTTTCTCCACCTGTTTATTTTTATCATATGTATGAACAACCAAAACAATTTAAGGAAGAAGGATATTCGATTGACCTAAATCCATTTCCCAAAAAAGAAACAATACAAATCCAAGCATCCTTAAGGGACGCAACGGGAAACCAGTCTTCCGTTCAGTTTGAAATCATTCATGAAACATCGAAAAAAGACCTTAGTACAAAACAAAATTCTAAAAAAACGGGAAACAAATACAAATCAAACGACGGTGCAGTCTCCATTGATCTAACCAAAGCGGAAGTATCAGGTGATGGCAGTTTACTCATATCTGAAGTTTCAGAAAAAGAAATACCCTTTAAAATTCCCAAAGGACTTCCTTTAAAAGGTAAAATTTACCTATTAGATACAAAGCGAATGAGTTGGAAAGGAGAAGGACTCGGAGATTTGAATTTGGGTACGACTGCTTCCCTAAAAGACTCACTTTATTTTTTTGATTCTTCCATTGGAAAATTCCAAGGAATCCAACCAAAACGGAAACCTAACGGATTTAGTTTCAAACTCACGAAAGTTGGTTACCTAATGGTTCTCTCAGATGAAACCCCACCCACTGTATTTCCAATGACATCCATTGCTCGGTTTATCGAACTTCCTGAAGTTAGGAACCATTGTTTGGAAGAAAAATACTATGTTCTATCAGATGTGGGGAGTGGATTTAAGACCAATGTAGAACTGTTAGTTGATGGACAAACATTTCCATACGAATATGATCCAGACCGAAGTGCAATCAGAGTTCAATTGCCGAAAAGCCTACAAAAAGAAAGGCCTTATCTTCTTTTGGAAGTTAAGGCCTCTGATTTCGCCGGAAATATTTCCGATCCGTTTGTGGATTTAATTTCTACGAATGGATGGAAGGAAGACCTTCTTCAAGCTTCCTGTCCCGTCATCGAGTAA
- a CDS encoding LPS assembly lipoprotein LptE, which translates to MKSGIVLLFTLVVSGCAFFSKEPGRPPKIDGVPIPDTKRLLYIQNVRNNTYSPGMHTRLTQMIMEEIDRRGRFITTREKTLAKYRLYAEIVHYQQVGDLMDLADQHITSELFVVTRVEIIEAETGVKIPMERSEIPGRVHYSTQIGFRESELEAQNRLLRVMALRIAEEAERAWYYSISGVLN; encoded by the coding sequence ATGAAATCAGGAATTGTTTTATTATTCACGCTAGTTGTCTCGGGCTGTGCTTTTTTCTCGAAAGAACCTGGTCGACCTCCGAAAATTGATGGAGTACCCATCCCTGATACCAAACGACTGCTTTACATCCAAAATGTGCGTAACAATACCTATTCGCCTGGGATGCACACACGTCTCACCCAAATGATCATGGAAGAAATCGATCGAAGGGGACGGTTCATCACGACACGTGAAAAAACTCTCGCGAAATACCGATTGTATGCTGAAATTGTCCACTACCAACAAGTTGGTGATTTGATGGATCTAGCAGACCAACATATCACCTCTGAATTGTTTGTTGTCACTCGTGTGGAAATCATCGAAGCGGAAACGGGAGTCAAAATTCCCATGGAACGAAGTGAAATACCAGGAAGAGTACATTACTCGACACAAATTGGGTTTCGAGAATCAGAACTGGAAGCACAAAATCGCCTTTTACGTGTTATGGCGCTCCGGATTGCAGAAGAAGCAGAAAGAGCTTGGTATTATTCCATTTCTGGTGTATTAAATTAA
- a CDS encoding Fur family transcriptional regulator, with protein MLAFEEYLKEKGLKITNQRLLVAQKIFSSHNHFTAEGLLDELKDNKDRISKATIYRILAIMVEAGLLEEHDFGKDYKYYEHIIGHEHHDHIICMQCGRIVEFIDERIEELQNKAASENGFTITGHSLNIFGNCLNFATCEHKNKK; from the coding sequence ATGCTCGCATTTGAAGAGTATCTCAAAGAAAAAGGTTTAAAAATTACAAACCAACGTTTGTTAGTTGCGCAAAAGATTTTTTCTTCTCATAACCATTTTACGGCAGAAGGCCTACTTGACGAACTCAAAGACAACAAGGACCGCATTTCCAAAGCAACGATTTATCGAATTTTGGCAATTATGGTTGAGGCAGGACTTCTTGAAGAACATGATTTTGGAAAGGATTACAAATATTACGAACATATAATTGGTCATGAACACCATGATCATATTATTTGTATGCAATGTGGTCGGATCGTCGAATTCATTGACGAAAGAATCGAAGAATTACAAAACAAAGCAGCATCAGAAAATGGATTTACGATCACAGGGCATAGTTTGAATATTTTTGGTAATTGTTTAAATTTTGCAACTTGCGAACATAAAAACAAAAAATAG
- the tgt gene encoding tRNA guanosine(34) transglycosylase Tgt — translation MSPIFKEGIYDTGSYARTGTLDLGGIQIQTPIFMPVGTRGSIKSLTSEDIDELGYKLILANTYHLYLKPGKEVFDHFQGLKNFMSYKKALLTDSGGFQVFSLASLFKFEDDGVRFQSHIDGSYHKFTPASVIDMQRSIGSDIMMVLDDCAPYGSDTKRLELALDRTHRWAKESYEYWMENPNGQNVFPIVQGGVNETLRLRSLETLQKIDFPGIAIGGLSVGEPRPEYIRILECMAPHLDNSRPRYLMGVGTVVDILEGVKNGIDMFDCVLPTRNARNGQVFTSNGKINLRNESHRLSESPIDPDCECKVCKTYSLGYIRHLHKVKELTAFSLSTYHNLFFMQSFMEKMRKSIEIGNFQGFYDHWKNLFGS, via the coding sequence GTGTCTCCTATTTTTAAAGAAGGTATCTACGATACAGGTTCTTACGCAAGGACAGGAACTTTAGATCTGGGTGGCATCCAAATCCAAACTCCGATTTTTATGCCAGTGGGAACTCGAGGTAGTATCAAGTCTCTCACTTCAGAAGACATAGATGAGCTGGGTTACAAACTAATTCTTGCCAATACCTATCATCTGTATTTAAAACCGGGCAAAGAAGTTTTTGATCATTTCCAAGGATTAAAAAACTTCATGTCATATAAAAAGGCACTCCTTACTGATTCTGGTGGGTTCCAAGTGTTTAGTTTAGCGAGCCTATTTAAATTTGAAGATGATGGTGTCCGTTTCCAATCTCATATTGATGGGAGTTATCATAAGTTCACTCCTGCCTCTGTGATTGATATGCAAAGGTCTATCGGCTCAGACATTATGATGGTTCTTGATGATTGTGCTCCTTACGGAAGTGATACTAAACGATTGGAACTCGCTTTAGATAGAACTCATCGTTGGGCAAAAGAATCTTATGAATATTGGATGGAGAATCCGAATGGACAAAATGTATTTCCGATTGTACAAGGCGGGGTCAATGAAACCCTTCGTTTGCGGAGTTTAGAAACCTTACAAAAGATTGATTTTCCAGGAATAGCCATCGGGGGACTCAGTGTAGGAGAACCAAGACCAGAATACATTCGCATTTTGGAATGTATGGCTCCGCATTTGGACAATAGTAGGCCAAGGTATTTGATGGGAGTAGGGACTGTTGTCGACATTCTGGAGGGAGTTAAAAACGGAATCGATATGTTTGATTGTGTTTTGCCCACAAGGAATGCACGAAATGGCCAAGTTTTTACTTCGAATGGCAAAATCAATCTTCGGAATGAAAGTCATAGGCTCAGTGAGTCACCCATCGATCCAGATTGTGAATGTAAGGTATGTAAAACATATAGTCTTGGTTACATTCGCCACTTACATAAAGTAAAGGAATTAACGGCATTTTCCTTATCCACCTACCATAACTTATTTTTTATGCAAAGCTTCATGGAAAAGATGCGAAAGTCCATAGAAATAGGCAATTTTCAGGGTTTTTATGACCATTGGAAAAATTTGTTTGGTAGCTAA